CGAGACCACAAAGGGTTCTGTATCATGGGAGAGAATAAGACGATGAATTTCTAAATTTCCAAAGATATTTGCCCCCATGGAAGCATAAAAAAGAGAAAAACCTGTTTTTTCTTGTATGAGTTCAAGAAGTTCTCGCTGGATAGAATGGGTACGAGCTACAATACCCCGTTGGAAAAGAACCCCCAGCCCGGAAGAAAGGAACAACACTATCAAAAAACTTCCTATTACCACGAGAAACGAAGGGCTTTTGTCTTTCTTCTTTTGCTGCTCCATGGTATAACCGTTCCTATGATACTACAAAACTTTGTGGTACTGGAAGGTACCGATGGGAGTGGAACAACCACCCAGCTTGAACTGTTACAAAAAAAACTACCCTCCTCTTTTTTTGTGGCGACCTTCGAGCCTACAAAAGGCCCTATTGGGAAGCTCCTTCGGGAGAGCCTTCGGGGAAAGATTCCATTAGAACCAAAGACCCTGGCCTATCTTTTTGCGGCGGACCGGCAAGAACACTTATATGCCCCTGAGGGAATTGTATCACACTGTCAGCAACAAAAACTGGTAATAAGCGACCGGTATGTTCCCAGTTCTCTGGTATACCAGGGACTTTTTTGCGGCGATGCGGTAGTAGAACAATTGAATCAGGATTTTCCGTATCCGGAACTGCTATTATATTTTCGACTTCCCCCTGAGATAGCCGCAGGTCGATACGAACAACGCTCGGAGCGGGATATATATGAGCGACTAGATTTTCAAAAAAAGATCCACCAGCGGTATGAAACGGTACTTCCCCGTTATTGCGAGAAAGGAGGAACCCGTTGTATCGTGATTGATGCAACAAAAAGTATCGCAGAGGTGGCTGAGGAAGTATGGAGGGCCCTCTCACATATGCCGATACTAAAAACGATATGCGAAGCAGGAACATCACAATAACCAGAGGCAAACGACGACAGGGTATTCTTTTAGCCATTCTGTTCTTGATCGGAATAGGGGGAGACACCGCCAGAGCCTACTATGTCCAGTACAAAGAACAGTACTATCGGTTATTTCATCTTCATTACATCCAGTATCCCGATGATACGATGGAAAACATCTACTGGCTTGAAAAGGCCCTGACCGCAGATTTTTGTAATCCCCTGTATGCCCTTGCCCTTATTGAAAACAAAACTCAATGGGAAAAATATCGCTACCTGTTTATGATGCATATCAATCTAAAACTCATAGAGCAATACCTCTTGCTGGGAAACAAGTGGAACAAACGGAATGCCTATTTTTACAATGCCCCGTGGAAAGAGCAAAACCTGGAAAGCCTTAAAACCGCCGAAACCTGTTACCGCACTGCCCTTTTCTACTGGAAAGAGGCCATCCAGTGGGCAGAAAAGGCAAACGATAAGCGGTTTCGCTTTATTAACCTGGAACGGGTGCAATTCTGGGAAGATGAGGCAGCCCGCATCGCCGATGGGTCTTTAAATTACCAGAAAACCATTGAACGGGAACTGGCGCTCCTGCAAAAGGTGCGCGAGCAGTTTGAAGCAATGGACGAAAATACTTATTAACAGGTTAACAGGGGGCGCTAGAAAAAAGGTCCCCGGCGGAGGTCTTTATTGAATATACATGGCATCCCCATAGCTAAAAAAACGATACTGCTCCTGGATTGCCGCCTCATAGCTCTGGAAGATGAGATCCTTCCCCGCAAAGGCACAAACGAGCATGAGCAAGGTTGATTCAGGGGTATGAAAATTGGTAAAAAGCTGATCCACCACTTGAAAATGATAGCCCGGATAAATAAATATCCGCGTCTTCCCGCTTTCCGCATGCAGGGCCCCGTCTCTCCATGCGGACTCTAACGTCCGAACGCTTGTCGTACCAATCGCAACCACCGGCCGTCCTTCCTGTTTTGCCTGGTTTACCAGTTGGGCCGTTTCCAGGGGAACGGTGTAGCACTCTTCATGCATCTGATGATCCTCTACCCGCCTGCTTCGTACGGGTAAAAAAGTTCCCATCCCCACATGAAGGGTAACAAAGGCCCGTACAATACCCCGCCGGTCAAGCTCATGAAGGATCTCTTCGGTAAAGTGGAGCCCCGCCGTCGGGGCCGCTACAGAACCAACTTCCCGGGCATATACGGTTTGATACCGTTCTTCGTCAGCCTGTTCATCCTTTCGCTTTATATAGGGGGGAAGCGGTATATGCCCATGCTGGTCGAGCCAGAGGTCATCTACGGGCTTATCAAATTCGAGGAGCACCTGCCCTTCCTTAAAATCGACGATAGTGCCCTCTCGTTCACCGGTAAATTGAAACTGTTCTCCCCTCTTTTTCTGCTTCATTTTTTTGGTAAGAGCCAGCCAACGGAAAGGAGACAGGGATTCCAAAAGGAGAAACTCTTCCTGCTTTTTATTTCGCAGAGAAGTCCCGTAAATACGGGCCTTCCGTACCCGGGAATTGTTGAATACTAACACCGCATTCTGAGGAAGAAGCTCAGGGAAATCTCGCATCCAGCGGTGTTGCCACGTCCGGGAAGAACGGGAGACTACCATCAACCGACTCTCTCCCCGTTGAGAAGAAGGATGCTGCGCAATAAGGTGGGAAGGTAAATTAAAAAAGAAATCCCCTGTTTCCATTCGTTTGAGGCTCCAGCTTAAGATGTTGATAGGCGAAGGGCGTTGCCATCCGACCACGAGGGGTTCGTTGCAAAAGCCCTGCCTGAATCAGGTAGGGCTCGTAGTAATCTTCTAGGGTTTCCACCGATTCTCCTACCGAAATGGCCAGGGTTTCAGCCCCCACGGGACCTCCCCCATAGCGCTCGATGATGATCCGCAAAATTTCCCGATCGTACCGTTCAAGGCCAAGCTCGTCTATTTCAAGACGGACAAGGCCCTCCGCTACGACCTCTTTGCTCACCGTTCCTCCCCCAAAAACCTGGGCAAAGTCCCGCATCCGACGGAGGAGCCGGTTTGCCACCCGGGGAGTCCCCCGACTTGAAGCAGCGATAAGACGAATGGCTCCTTCTTCGATGGGCACCTGAAGGATGTCGGCGGAGCGTCGCACTATCGCTTCCATGTCCGCCTGCTCATAAAAAGAAAAACGACAGGTGATGCCAAACCGACTAATAAGGGGACTCGAAACCATCCCCGCCCGGGTGGTGGCCCCTACTAACGTAAAACGGGGAATGGGAATACGGATAGTCCGGGCACTTGGACCCTGGCCTATAACCCAATCCAATTCATAATCTTCCATCGCAATATACAACATTTCTTCGATGGTGGGTTTTAAGCGATGGATTTCATCGATAAAAAATACCGTTCCTTCGGTTACGGTGGTAAGAATTCCTGCCAGGTCCTTCGGCTTATCCAGGGCAGGAGCGGAGGTAACTTTAAAGTCTACCTGGAGTTCATTTGCCACAATTTGAGCAAGGGTTGTTTTTCCAAGCCCGGGAGGGCCAATTAAGAAAAGGTGATCGAGACTTTCCTTGCGCTGCCGGGCGGCGGTAATGAAAACTGAGAGGTTATCTTTTATGTTTTTTTGGCCAATAAATTCTCGTAGATACCGGGGACGCAGGGATCCCTCCGTGCTATCCTCTTCAAGGACTGTTTCAGGATGCAGCAGCGAGACGGGATGGGCTTGATTTTTGGGGTCTCCTTTTTTTTTATGTTCCATAGAGAAATTCCTTCTCTCATTCACCGCTTAAAATGAGGATTGCCCGTTTAAAAAGGCGCTTTTCCCGTTCTTCCTGAGCAAGTGGCGCCCCATCCTGTAACTCCCGATTGGCCTGGAGTACCGCTTCCTGGGCGGCCCTTCGGTCATAACCCATGTTAGTAAGGGCCACCACAAGATCTTCATGGAGAGGAGGGAGCCCTTCTTTTTGAGGCGTTCCAACGAGTTTTCCCTTTAAAGAAAGGATAAGTTTTTGGGCTGTCTTTTTCCCCAAACCCGGCACTTCTTGTAATCGGAGAACATCTTCCTTCTCTAAGGCAGCCTCGAGGTCTTCATCACTAATACCGCTCAGGATTTTTATGGCCTGTCGAGGCCCCACACCCTCTACTTTAATGAGTTCCAGAAAGGTTTCCCGTCGCTTTTCGGTGGTAAAACCGAAGAGTTTCATCTGATCTTCCCGATGGTACAACCATACGACGAGACGCACCTCTGATCCTACAGGAGGAAGCTGTTCACTATCCAGGAGCGGTACGGTAATATCCCATTCAATACCACCGGTAGCAAGATACACCGTCTCTCCCATTCTGGCAGTAAGGATTCCCCGAAGGCTGTTAAACATGAAAATACTATAGCCTAGCTACTCAAGGCTACGCAAGCGGTACCAT
The sequence above is drawn from the Treponema sp. J25 genome and encodes:
- the tmk gene encoding dTMP kinase translates to MILQNFVVLEGTDGSGTTTQLELLQKKLPSSFFVATFEPTKGPIGKLLRESLRGKIPLEPKTLAYLFAADRQEHLYAPEGIVSHCQQQKLVISDRYVPSSLVYQGLFCGDAVVEQLNQDFPYPELLLYFRLPPEIAAGRYEQRSERDIYERLDFQKKIHQRYETVLPRYCEKGGTRCIVIDATKSIAEVAEEVWRALSHMPILKTICEAGTSQ
- the queA gene encoding tRNA preQ1(34) S-adenosylmethionine ribosyltransferase-isomerase QueA, which produces METGDFFFNLPSHLIAQHPSSQRGESRLMVVSRSSRTWQHRWMRDFPELLPQNAVLVFNNSRVRKARIYGTSLRNKKQEEFLLLESLSPFRWLALTKKMKQKKRGEQFQFTGEREGTIVDFKEGQVLLEFDKPVDDLWLDQHGHIPLPPYIKRKDEQADEERYQTVYAREVGSVAAPTAGLHFTEEILHELDRRGIVRAFVTLHVGMGTFLPVRSRRVEDHQMHEECYTVPLETAQLVNQAKQEGRPVVAIGTTSVRTLESAWRDGALHAESGKTRIFIYPGYHFQVVDQLFTNFHTPESTLLMLVCAFAGKDLIFQSYEAAIQEQYRFFSYGDAMYIQ
- the ruvB gene encoding Holliday junction branch migration DNA helicase RuvB, producing MEHKKKGDPKNQAHPVSLLHPETVLEEDSTEGSLRPRYLREFIGQKNIKDNLSVFITAARQRKESLDHLFLIGPPGLGKTTLAQIVANELQVDFKVTSAPALDKPKDLAGILTTVTEGTVFFIDEIHRLKPTIEEMLYIAMEDYELDWVIGQGPSARTIRIPIPRFTLVGATTRAGMVSSPLISRFGITCRFSFYEQADMEAIVRRSADILQVPIEEGAIRLIAASSRGTPRVANRLLRRMRDFAQVFGGGTVSKEVVAEGLVRLEIDELGLERYDREILRIIIERYGGGPVGAETLAISVGESVETLEDYYEPYLIQAGLLQRTPRGRMATPFAYQHLKLEPQTNGNRGFLF
- the ruvA gene encoding Holliday junction branch migration protein RuvA, translated to MFNSLRGILTARMGETVYLATGGIEWDITVPLLDSEQLPPVGSEVRLVVWLYHREDQMKLFGFTTEKRRETFLELIKVEGVGPRQAIKILSGISDEDLEAALEKEDVLRLQEVPGLGKKTAQKLILSLKGKLVGTPQKEGLPPLHEDLVVALTNMGYDRRAAQEAVLQANRELQDGAPLAQEEREKRLFKRAILILSGE